One region of Chitinophaga varians genomic DNA includes:
- the rplV gene encoding 50S ribosomal protein L22 has product MEAVAKLNNNPTSTRKMRLLADLIRGLDVEKALNILKFHPKHPSVPLEKLLVSAIANWKVKNEGARVEDANLIVKTIFVDGGRTLKRMRPAPQGRGYRIRKRSNHVTIVVDGKNAQ; this is encoded by the coding sequence ATGGAAGCAGTAGCTAAGCTGAATAATAATCCCACATCTACCCGCAAAATGCGTTTGCTGGCAGACTTAATCCGTGGTCTGGATGTGGAAAAGGCTTTGAATATTTTGAAGTTCCATCCAAAGCACCCCAGCGTTCCGTTGGAAAAACTGCTGGTATCCGCTATCGCAAACTGGAAAGTGAAGAATGAAGGTGCTCGGGTAGAAGATGCCAACCTGATCGTTAAAACCATCTTCGTTGACGGTGGCCGCACCCTGAAAAGGATGCGCCCTGCTCCACAAGGTAGAGGTTACCGTATCCGCAAGAGAAGTAACCACGTTACGATTGTAGTGGATGGTAAAAATGCACAGTAA
- a CDS encoding outer membrane beta-barrel protein gives MKKIRLLTLVAVSVLMGSTVKAQIQKGNIMVGANLTNMSVTFQKESTAFSFNLSPKIGWFIKDGLAIGGYVEFGANTTKNKVTDTRASNTNYGVGAFARYFVEDKNVRKLEFSKRVRFFAEANAGFAGQNPASGASTNGFNVGIGPGISYFITPNVGLEGLVKYDLTVGGGNSTTANRLSLGVGFQIYLPSAKAKAIYREERSGK, from the coding sequence ATGAAAAAAATTCGTCTCCTAACCCTTGTTGCAGTGAGCGTACTGATGGGATCAACCGTAAAAGCACAGATCCAGAAAGGAAACATTATGGTGGGTGCCAATCTCACAAATATGAGCGTCACTTTTCAGAAGGAAAGCACTGCCTTCAGTTTTAATCTGTCTCCCAAAATCGGTTGGTTTATTAAAGATGGTTTGGCAATTGGCGGTTATGTTGAATTTGGCGCCAATACCACCAAGAATAAAGTTACAGATACCAGGGCTTCGAATACAAACTATGGGGTAGGAGCCTTCGCCCGTTATTTTGTAGAGGATAAAAATGTCCGGAAACTGGAGTTTTCCAAGAGAGTACGGTTCTTTGCAGAAGCCAATGCCGGTTTTGCCGGACAAAATCCGGCCAGCGGCGCTTCTACAAACGGCTTTAACGTTGGTATCGGACCTGGCATTTCCTATTTTATTACTCCCAATGTAGGGCTGGAAGGTTTGGTAAAATATGATCTGACTGTAGGTGGCGGTAATTCCACTACGGCTAACCGTCTTAGCCTGGGCGTAGGTTTCCAGATCTACCTGCCGTCTGCTAAAGCAAAAGCTATTTACAGAGAAGAAAGAAGCGGAAAATAA
- a CDS encoding glycosyltransferase, protein MYLELTQAPPATVIYETGEQIVLAPGLDVILPCWNPSGPWVESLIRHYHDVLRLMGDVPVQLILVNDGSLRNFTSQHMSWLEAAIPGIIIVNNKQNRGKGHAVREGVKNSRHAYQVYTDLDFPFGVDAVKKAYDQLQQGLDVVAGERGAAYLKELPRKRRVITRISRLLNKVVLRLKVNDAQAGLKGFNAHGRSVLLNTTIDGFLYDSEFLYKAGKNPRLKIGAVDVYCRPGISFSAFKIKLLLKELRNYCRIITSANAAK, encoded by the coding sequence ATGTACTTAGAATTAACACAAGCACCTCCTGCAACTGTTATATACGAAACAGGAGAACAGATAGTACTGGCTCCTGGCCTGGATGTGATTCTGCCCTGCTGGAACCCGTCGGGCCCTTGGGTAGAATCGCTCATCAGGCACTATCATGACGTACTTCGCCTCATGGGCGATGTGCCCGTGCAGCTCATTCTCGTAAACGATGGTTCGCTCCGCAACTTCACCAGCCAGCATATGTCCTGGCTCGAAGCTGCCATCCCCGGCATTATCATCGTCAACAATAAACAAAACCGTGGTAAAGGCCATGCCGTACGCGAAGGCGTGAAAAATTCCCGCCATGCCTACCAGGTATATACCGACCTCGACTTTCCGTTTGGAGTGGACGCGGTCAAAAAAGCCTACGACCAGCTTCAGCAAGGCCTCGATGTAGTGGCCGGCGAAAGGGGAGCGGCTTACCTGAAAGAATTGCCCCGCAAAAGAAGAGTTATTACCCGCATCAGCCGCCTGCTCAATAAGGTAGTGCTCCGCCTGAAAGTAAACGACGCCCAGGCCGGCCTGAAAGGCTTCAATGCCCACGGCAGATCAGTGCTGCTCAATACTACCATCGACGGTTTCCTGTACGACAGCGAGTTCCTGTACAAAGCCGGTAAAAATCCACGCCTCAAAATCGGAGCAGTAGATGTATATTGCCGCCCCGGTATCAGCTTCAGTGCATTTAAAATTAAACTGCTGCTGAAAGAACTACGGAACTATTGCCGGATTATTACCAGTGCTAACGCCGCTAAATAA
- the rpsN gene encoding 30S ribosomal protein S14: MAKESVKARQRKREAMVARFAEKRAALKAAGDYAALDQLPKNASPVRLKNRCQLTGRPKGYMRHFGLCRNMFRDLALAGKIPGVTKASW; the protein is encoded by the coding sequence ATGGCAAAAGAATCCGTAAAAGCCAGACAAAGGAAAAGAGAAGCCATGGTAGCAAGATTCGCTGAAAAGCGCGCTGCCCTGAAAGCTGCCGGTGACTACGCTGCACTGGACCAACTTCCTAAAAACGCTTCTCCTGTTCGTCTGAAAAACAGATGCCAGCTGACCGGTCGTCCTAAAGGATACATGCGTCACTTCGGCCTCTGCAGGAACATGTTCCGCGACCTGGCTCTCGCAGGCAAAATCCCTGGCGTAACTAAAGCCAGCTGGTAA
- the rplC gene encoding 50S ribosomal protein L3, protein MKGIIGKKIGMTSIFESNGKQTACTIIEAGPNVVTQVKSLESDGYNAIQVSFGEKKEKHTTKAELNHFAKASTSPKRFVKEFRNPDVQKALGESITCEIFAEGESVDVVGTSKGKGFQGVVKRHGFSGVGEATHGQHDRSRAPGSVGGSSYPSRVFKGMRMAGQTGNERVKVKGLKILKIFPEKNYILVSGSVPGHNGSIVLIQK, encoded by the coding sequence ATGAAAGGTATTATTGGTAAAAAGATTGGTATGACCAGTATCTTCGAGTCCAATGGTAAGCAAACTGCTTGCACCATTATCGAAGCAGGTCCCAACGTTGTAACACAGGTAAAAAGCCTGGAATCAGATGGTTACAATGCAATTCAGGTTTCTTTCGGTGAGAAGAAAGAAAAACACACTACAAAAGCTGAGCTCAATCACTTCGCGAAAGCAAGCACCTCTCCCAAACGTTTTGTTAAAGAATTCCGCAATCCGGACGTACAGAAAGCCCTTGGTGAATCTATCACCTGCGAAATCTTCGCTGAAGGTGAATCTGTTGACGTTGTAGGCACTTCCAAAGGTAAAGGCTTCCAGGGTGTTGTTAAACGCCACGGTTTTAGCGGTGTGGGTGAAGCCACCCACGGCCAGCACGACAGAAGCAGGGCTCCTGGTTCTGTAGGCGGTTCCTCCTATCCTTCCCGCGTTTTCAAGGGCATGCGTATGGCCGGCCAGACAGGTAACGAAAGAGTGAAAGTGAAAGGTCTGAAGATCCTGAAAATATTCCCTGAAAAGAATTATATCCTGGTAAGTGGTTCCGTTCCCGGCCACAATGGTTCAATCGTTTTAATCCAGAAGTAA
- a CDS encoding polysaccharide deacetylase family protein: MDQEKRILISVDVEEFDIPEEFGRQVPLQEKLEISRKGLQTTLDLFDQYNVRATFFITAYWAQHYPELIRQVAAKHEIASHAYYHSSFSDADLEGSRLALQEISGQQVRGFRMPRLRKVNMQALKDAGYLYDASLNPTWLPGRYNNRHLPRTMFRGDHNMWIIPSSVSPLIRYPVFWLSVKNAPLWVTRHFSKTILRKDNYLSFYFHPWELVDIRGYALPSYISRVSGSRMEQKMEGFLRFLQQQGRFCAHIDML; the protein is encoded by the coding sequence ATGGACCAGGAGAAAAGGATACTGATTAGTGTTGACGTGGAAGAATTTGATATCCCCGAAGAATTTGGCCGACAGGTACCCCTGCAGGAAAAACTGGAAATTTCCAGAAAAGGCCTGCAAACTACCCTCGACCTCTTTGATCAATACAATGTGCGCGCTACTTTTTTTATCACTGCCTACTGGGCGCAACATTATCCTGAACTGATCAGACAGGTGGCCGCCAAACACGAAATAGCCTCCCACGCATACTATCACAGCTCTTTTTCCGACGCAGACCTGGAAGGCTCCAGACTGGCCCTGCAGGAAATCAGCGGCCAACAGGTACGCGGTTTCCGTATGCCCCGCCTCCGTAAGGTGAACATGCAGGCTCTTAAAGACGCCGGATATCTCTACGATGCTTCCCTGAACCCTACCTGGCTGCCTGGCCGCTACAACAACCGCCACCTGCCTCGTACCATGTTCCGGGGTGATCATAACATGTGGATCATCCCTTCCTCTGTTTCCCCCCTCATCCGGTATCCCGTTTTTTGGCTGAGCGTGAAAAATGCTCCGCTATGGGTTACCCGCCACTTCAGTAAAACAATCCTCCGGAAAGACAATTACCTCTCTTTTTATTTCCACCCATGGGAACTGGTAGATATCCGGGGTTATGCCCTGCCTTCGTATATCAGCCGCGTTTCCGGTTCCAGAATGGAACAGAAAATGGAAGGTTTCCTGCGTTTTTTGCAGCAACAAGGCCGCTTCTGTGCACATATCGACATGCTGTGA
- the rplP gene encoding 50S ribosomal protein L16 has product MLQPKRVKHRKMHKGRIKGNAKRGATLSFGTFGLKALEPKWITDRQIEAARVALTRHMKREGNVWIRIFPDKPITAKPLEVRMGKGKGAPDHWAAVVKPGRILFEADGVPLQVAKEAMELAAQKLPIKVKFVTSRDYVA; this is encoded by the coding sequence ATGTTACAGCCAAAAAGAGTGAAACATAGGAAGATGCACAAAGGCCGCATCAAAGGGAACGCTAAAAGAGGCGCTACCCTCTCCTTTGGTACATTCGGTCTTAAAGCATTAGAACCTAAGTGGATCACTGACAGGCAGATCGAAGCTGCCCGTGTAGCCCTCACCAGACACATGAAACGTGAAGGTAACGTATGGATCCGCATATTCCCTGACAAACCTATCACTGCCAAACCACTGGAAGTAAGGATGGGTAAAGGTAAAGGTGCTCCAGACCATTGGGCAGCTGTAGTAAAACCTGGAAGAATTTTATTTGAAGCAGACGGCGTTCCCTTACAGGTAGCGAAAGAAGCGATGGAACTCGCAGCACAAAAACTGCCCATCAAAGTAAAATTTGTAACCAGCCGCGACTACGTTGCTTAA
- the rplX gene encoding 50S ribosomal protein L24, whose translation MKTRFKPKFNIKKGDLVAVIAGDDKDRTKARKVLEVHPEQGRVLVEGVNIITKHTKPTAQNTKGGIVKQEAPIAISNVMLWDAKAGKPTRVNRQRENGKLIRIAKKSGEVIK comes from the coding sequence ATGAAAACTAGATTTAAGCCTAAATTCAACATTAAGAAGGGCGACCTGGTTGCGGTGATTGCCGGCGACGACAAGGACAGGACCAAAGCACGCAAAGTGCTGGAAGTTCACCCTGAACAAGGCCGCGTTCTTGTAGAAGGCGTTAACATTATTACCAAGCATACCAAGCCTACTGCTCAGAACACCAAAGGTGGTATCGTTAAGCAGGAAGCTCCGATTGCTATCTCCAACGTGATGCTGTGGGATGCCAAAGCAGGTAAACCTACCCGTGTGAACAGACAGCGGGAAAACGGTAAATTAATTCGTATCGCTAAAAAATCAGGGGAGGTAATTAAATAA
- the rpsJ gene encoding 30S ribosomal protein S10, with translation MSQRIRIKLKSYDHNLVDKSAEKIVKTVRNTGAVVTGPIPLPTEKKIFTVLRSPHVNKKAREQFQLCTHKRLLDIYTSSSRTVDALSKLDLPSGVEVEIKA, from the coding sequence ATGTCTCAGAGAATAAGAATCAAGCTGAAGTCCTACGATCATAACCTGGTAGACAAGTCTGCTGAGAAGATCGTTAAAACCGTGCGTAACACGGGCGCCGTGGTAACAGGTCCAATTCCTTTACCTACAGAGAAGAAAATTTTTACGGTACTGCGTTCTCCGCACGTAAATAAGAAAGCGCGCGAGCAGTTCCAGTTGTGTACTCACAAACGTTTACTGGACATCTATACCTCCTCTTCCAGGACTGTAGATGCGCTGAGTAAGCTGGATTTACCTTCTGGGGTAGAAGTTGAAATTAAAGCATAA
- the rplN gene encoding 50S ribosomal protein L14, whose protein sequence is MIQQESRLSVADNSGAKEVLCIRVLGNSGQDYAKVGDKIVVTVKDAIPGGGAKKGMVTKAVIVRTKNKLRRKDGSYIRFDDNAVVLLNNSDEPRGTRIFGPVARELRDKGYMKIISLAPEVL, encoded by the coding sequence ATGATACAACAAGAATCAAGACTGAGTGTAGCTGACAACAGCGGTGCCAAAGAAGTACTTTGCATCCGCGTGCTGGGCAACTCCGGTCAGGACTACGCTAAAGTAGGCGATAAAATTGTGGTAACTGTAAAGGACGCGATTCCTGGCGGTGGTGCTAAAAAAGGTATGGTTACCAAAGCGGTAATCGTAAGAACCAAAAACAAATTACGCCGTAAAGACGGTTCCTATATCCGTTTCGACGACAACGCGGTTGTACTGCTGAATAACTCAGACGAACCACGCGGTACCCGTATTTTCGGTCCGGTTGCCCGTGAACTGAGAGACAAGGGATATATGAAAATTATCTCCCTCGCTCCTGAGGTATTATAA
- the rplB gene encoding 50S ribosomal protein L2 has protein sequence MALKKFKPMTAGTRWKIGNAYAELTTDTPEKSLLEPAKRSGGRNAQGRMSMRYIGGGHKKAYRVVDFKREKTDIPATVKTIEYDPNRSAFIALISYADGEKRYIIAPQGLQVGSTVISGENVAPEVGNALPLKNMPLGTVVHNIELQPGKGGAIARSAGAYAQLSNKEERYAVLKMPSGELRKVLNTCMATVGTVSNSDHALQSIGKAGANRWRGIRPRNRGVAMNPVDHPMGGGEGKSSGGHPRSRTGKYAKGLKTRKPHKSSDKLIISRKNGKKL, from the coding sequence ATGGCACTGAAGAAGTTCAAACCAATGACGGCCGGTACCCGCTGGAAAATAGGCAACGCTTACGCTGAGCTGACTACGGATACCCCCGAAAAAAGCCTGCTCGAGCCCGCTAAAAGAAGCGGCGGTAGAAACGCTCAGGGTAGGATGTCTATGCGCTACATCGGTGGCGGTCACAAAAAAGCTTACCGTGTGGTAGACTTTAAACGTGAAAAAACCGATATCCCTGCTACTGTTAAAACTATCGAATACGATCCTAACCGTAGCGCATTCATCGCTCTGATCAGCTATGCAGACGGTGAAAAACGTTATATCATCGCTCCACAAGGCCTCCAGGTTGGCAGCACCGTTATCAGCGGTGAAAATGTTGCTCCTGAAGTAGGTAACGCCCTGCCGCTGAAAAACATGCCGCTGGGTACTGTGGTACACAATATCGAACTGCAGCCTGGTAAAGGCGGTGCTATCGCAAGAAGCGCCGGCGCCTACGCTCAGCTGTCGAACAAGGAAGAAAGATACGCTGTACTGAAAATGCCTTCCGGTGAACTGCGTAAAGTGCTGAACACCTGTATGGCAACTGTAGGTACCGTTTCCAACTCCGACCACGCCCTGCAGTCTATCGGTAAAGCAGGTGCTAACCGTTGGAGAGGTATCCGTCCCCGTAACCGTGGTGTGGCCATGAACCCTGTAGATCACCCGATGGGTGGTGGTGAAGGTAAATCTTCCGGCGGCCATCCTAGATCCAGAACAGGCAAATATGCGAAAGGTCTGAAAACCAGAAAACCGCATAAGAGCTCTGATAAACTGATCATCAGCAGGAAAAACGGTAAAAAATTATAA
- the rplE gene encoding 50S ribosomal protein L5 gives MANSKYTPRLQKKYFDEVAPALMKKFNYKSVMQVPRLVKICLNQGINGAVGDKKLVDIAVDEMTRISGQKAVATLSKKDISNFKLRKNMPIGARVTLRSTNMFDFLDRLVSVSLPRVRDFKGINEKAFDGRGNYTMGITEQIIFPEIDIDKVTKMSGMDITFVTTAKTNEEAYELLKEMGMPFRNMKKDNQ, from the coding sequence ATGGCAAACTCTAAATATACTCCAAGACTGCAGAAAAAATACTTCGACGAGGTAGCTCCTGCACTGATGAAGAAATTCAACTACAAAAGTGTAATGCAGGTTCCCCGTCTGGTGAAAATTTGCCTGAACCAGGGTATCAATGGCGCCGTTGGTGATAAAAAACTGGTTGACATCGCTGTAGATGAAATGACCCGTATCTCCGGCCAGAAAGCTGTTGCCACACTGTCCAAAAAAGATATCTCAAACTTTAAACTGAGAAAAAACATGCCTATCGGCGCCCGCGTAACGCTGCGCAGCACCAACATGTTTGACTTCCTGGACCGCCTGGTTTCTGTTTCCCTGCCTCGTGTACGTGACTTCAAAGGCATCAACGAAAAAGCTTTCGACGGTCGCGGTAACTACACCATGGGTATCACCGAACAAATCATCTTCCCTGAGATCGATATCGATAAAGTAACCAAAATGTCCGGTATGGATATTACTTTCGTTACTACGGCTAAAACCAACGAAGAAGCTTACGAGCTGCTGAAAGAAATGGGTATGCCGTTCAGGAACATGAAAAAAGATAATCAGTAA
- the rpsQ gene encoding 30S ribosomal protein S17, translated as MTTERQLRKTRIGVVASNKMDKTITVKVERKVKHPIYGKFVKKTTKFMAHDDKNECSIGDTVKIAETRPLSKNKCWRLVEIIEKVK; from the coding sequence ATGACGACCGAAAGACAATTAAGAAAAACCAGGATTGGTGTGGTGGCCAGCAACAAAATGGATAAAACCATTACTGTGAAGGTAGAACGTAAAGTGAAGCACCCTATCTATGGTAAATTCGTTAAAAAAACTACCAAGTTCATGGCGCACGACGATAAAAACGAGTGCAGCATCGGCGATACCGTGAAAATCGCGGAAACCCGCCCTCTGAGCAAAAACAAATGCTGGAGACTGGTAGAAATTATCGAAAAAGTAAAATAA
- the rpsH gene encoding 30S ribosomal protein S8 encodes MVTDPIADFLTRIRNAQMATHRIVEIPASKLKKRITEILYDKGYILKYKFEEDNKQGIIKIALKYDPQTKEPAIKELQRISRPGLRQYAKPEEFKRVKNGLGVAIISTSKGVMTDKEAKAQNVGGEVVCYVY; translated from the coding sequence ATGGTTACTGATCCAATAGCAGACTTCCTGACTAGAATCCGGAACGCGCAAATGGCCACCCACAGGATCGTGGAAATTCCGGCTTCCAAGCTGAAAAAACGCATTACAGAAATTCTGTACGATAAAGGTTATATCCTGAAGTACAAGTTCGAAGAGGACAACAAACAAGGCATCATCAAAATAGCCCTGAAATACGATCCTCAAACCAAAGAACCCGCTATTAAAGAACTGCAACGCATCAGCCGTCCAGGTCTGCGTCAGTACGCTAAACCAGAAGAGTTCAAGCGTGTTAAAAACGGGCTCGGCGTGGCTATCATCTCCACTTCCAAAGGCGTAATGACCGATAAAGAAGCTAAAGCTCAGAACGTAGGCGGCGAAGTAGTTTGCTACGTTTATTAA
- the rplW gene encoding 50S ribosomal protein L23, translated as MKLSDVLIKPVVTEKVNKATEKFNRYYFIVDKKANKLEIKKAVEEFYGVTVQDVNTAVMPGKAKFRFTKAGFIAGKKPSYKKAIITLASGETIDLYANM; from the coding sequence ATGAAACTTTCAGACGTTTTAATCAAACCGGTAGTAACCGAAAAGGTGAACAAAGCCACCGAAAAATTCAACCGCTACTACTTCATTGTTGACAAAAAAGCCAACAAACTGGAGATCAAAAAAGCAGTGGAAGAATTCTACGGTGTAACCGTACAGGATGTGAATACTGCCGTAATGCCGGGTAAAGCTAAATTCCGCTTTACTAAAGCCGGTTTCATTGCAGGTAAAAAACCGTCTTACAAAAAGGCGATCATCACCCTCGCATCTGGTGAAACTATAGATCTGTATGCTAACATGTAG
- the rpsS gene encoding 30S ribosomal protein S19 — MARSIRKGPYVDQKLETKVEKMNAGTKRTVIKTWSRRSTITPDFVGHTFAVHNGNKFIPVYVTEFMVGHKLGEFAPTRNFRGHANKKM; from the coding sequence ATGGCTCGTTCCATAAGAAAAGGTCCTTACGTAGACCAGAAATTAGAAACTAAAGTTGAAAAAATGAACGCTGGCACCAAGCGCACAGTTATCAAAACCTGGAGCCGCCGTTCTACTATTACGCCTGATTTCGTTGGTCACACTTTCGCTGTTCACAATGGCAATAAATTCATTCCGGTTTATGTAACGGAATTTATGGTAGGCCATAAACTGGGCGAATTTGCACCTACACGTAACTTCAGAGGACACGCTAACAAGAAAATGTAA
- the rpmC gene encoding 50S ribosomal protein L29 — protein sequence MAKEKLDLNGLSIQDLQEKISAEELRLKKMKFGHAITPIENPMSIRSVRRDIARMQTELRKKQLGF from the coding sequence ATGGCAAAAGAAAAGCTGGATCTGAACGGCCTGAGCATTCAGGATCTCCAGGAGAAAATCTCTGCTGAAGAGCTGCGCCTGAAGAAAATGAAATTCGGTCATGCAATTACGCCCATCGAAAATCCCATGAGCATCCGCTCTGTGAGACGCGATATCGCTCGTATGCAAACCGAACTGCGCAAAAAACAACTGGGCTTCTAA
- the rpsC gene encoding 30S ribosomal protein S3, whose protein sequence is MGQKTNPIGNRLGIIRGWDSNWYGSKKDFATKLIEDNKIRTYLNARINKGGISRVVIERTLGKLIVTVHTSKPGIIIGKGGNEVDRIKEELKKLTGKEDVQINILEIRRPEMDANIVAETIAKQIESRINYKRAIKMAIATALRMGAEGIKIKVSGRLGGAEIARAEEVKQGRVPLHTYRMDIDYASLFALTVYGKIGIKVWICKGEVLGKRDLNPNVLTGKEGDNRGGGREHGGERREHGERREHRGGDRRGGENRGGGRR, encoded by the coding sequence ATGGGTCAGAAAACAAATCCTATTGGTAACAGGTTAGGTATCATCAGAGGATGGGACTCTAATTGGTATGGCAGCAAAAAAGATTTTGCTACCAAACTGATCGAAGATAACAAGATCAGAACTTATCTGAATGCCCGTATCAATAAAGGTGGCATCTCCAGAGTTGTGATTGAAAGAACTTTAGGTAAGTTGATCGTCACTGTGCATACTTCCAAACCAGGTATCATCATAGGTAAAGGTGGTAACGAAGTTGATCGTATCAAGGAAGAACTGAAAAAACTGACTGGTAAAGAAGACGTACAGATCAATATTCTCGAAATCCGTCGTCCTGAAATGGATGCTAACATCGTTGCCGAAACCATCGCCAAACAAATTGAAAGCCGTATCAACTACAAACGTGCTATCAAAATGGCGATCGCTACTGCACTGAGAATGGGAGCAGAAGGTATCAAAATTAAAGTAAGCGGCCGTCTGGGTGGTGCTGAAATCGCCCGTGCTGAAGAAGTGAAACAAGGTCGTGTTCCCCTGCATACTTACCGCATGGACATCGACTACGCTTCCCTGTTCGCACTGACTGTATACGGTAAAATCGGTATCAAAGTATGGATCTGTAAAGGTGAAGTACTGGGTAAACGCGATCTGAACCCGAACGTGCTGACTGGCAAAGAAGGCGATAACCGCGGTGGTGGACGTGAACACGGTGGAGAAAGAAGAGAACACGGCGAAAGAAGAGAACATCGCGGTGGTGACAGAAGAGGCGGTGAAAACCGTGGCGGTGGCCGCAGATAA
- the rplD gene encoding 50S ribosomal protein L4, whose amino-acid sequence MQLDILNIEGKKTGRSIELPEEIFGVEPNNHVIYLAVKQYLAAQRQGTHKVKTRAEVKGASRKLHKQKGTGGARKGNIRNPLYKGGGTIFGPKPHGWGIKLNRKVKDLAKISALSVKAKENSIIIVEDLALQAPKTKQFVGILKNLNINVDGKKTMFITPEYNDSVYLSLRNIPTVDGAMLSDINTYDIMNSNYLVFTESAAKIFTEEPAEA is encoded by the coding sequence ATGCAACTCGATATTTTAAATATAGAAGGTAAGAAAACCGGAAGATCCATCGAACTTCCTGAGGAGATCTTTGGTGTGGAACCTAACAACCACGTGATCTACCTGGCTGTTAAACAATACCTCGCCGCTCAGCGTCAGGGTACCCACAAGGTAAAAACCAGAGCTGAAGTAAAAGGTGCTTCCCGCAAACTGCACAAACAAAAAGGTACTGGTGGTGCCCGTAAAGGTAACATCCGTAACCCGCTGTATAAAGGTGGTGGTACCATCTTCGGTCCCAAACCTCATGGTTGGGGCATCAAACTGAACAGAAAAGTGAAAGATCTCGCCAAGATCTCCGCCCTGTCAGTAAAAGCTAAGGAAAACAGCATCATCATCGTTGAAGATCTGGCGCTGCAGGCTCCTAAAACCAAACAATTCGTTGGTATCTTAAAGAACCTGAACATCAATGTAGACGGTAAGAAGACTATGTTCATCACTCCGGAATACAACGATAGCGTTTATCTGTCTTTAAGAAACATCCCTACTGTAGACGGAGCAATGCTGAGCGATATCAATACTTATGATATCATGAACAGCAACTACCTCGTGTTCACAGAAAGCGCTGCAAAAATCTTCACTGAAGAGCCTGCAGAAGCATAA